CCGCGCTGCGGCCCATCGCCGCCAGGACGTGGCTGAGCTCGACCGCGCCGCTCGTGCACGCCGAACCGCTGGACGCGGCCACACCCTCCAGATCCAGCGCCACCAGAACCGTCTCCTGGTCCACCCCCGGGACGGACACGTTCAGGATGTGCGGGAGCCGGGGCGCACCCCCGCCGTTCACCACCGTGCCCGGCAGCGCCTCCACGATCGCGCGCTCGAGCCTGTCCCGCAGCCGGGCCAGACGCTCCGCCTCCGCCGCCTGCTCCTTCACCGCCAGTTCGGCCGCCACCGCCATCCCCACCGCAGCGGCGACGTTCTGCGTCCCCGGACGGAGGCCGTTCTCCTGGCCGCCGCCGTGCAGCAGCGGCTCCAGCTCCACCCCGGACCGGATGTAGAGGGCACCGATGCCCTTGGGCCCGCCGATCTTGTGGGCGTTCACCGAGAGCAGGTCGCACGGCACCCGGTCCACCCGGACGGGGACCCGGCCCAGCGCTTGGACCGCGTCCGTGTGCATCACCACGCCCGCCTCCCGGCACCGCGCAGCCACCTCCTCCACCGGCTGGAGCACGCCCACCTCGTTGTTCCCCCACATCACGGACACCACGCACGGCCGGCTCCGCAGCGCCTCCTCCAGCGCGCCGAGATCCAGCCGCCCATCCTCGTCCACGGCGAGGATCAGCGCCGTGGCACCATCGCGCGCCGCCGCACTCACCGCCTCCAGCACCGCCTTGTGCTCGACCGCCGAGCACGCCACCGCCGCAGCGCCGTTCCGACGCGCCACGAGCCAGCGCCCCAACACCGCCAGGTTCGCCGCCTCCGTCCCGCTGCCCGTGAAGACGATCTCCCGCCGCGCCGCACCCAGCACCGCAGCCAGGCGCTCCCGTGCCTCCTCCAACGCCGCCCGCGCTCGCTGTCCCCACCGGTGCACGCTCGATGGGTTGCCGAACTGCTCGTGCTCGTACGGCGCCATCGCTTCCCGGACCTCCGGCCGGATCGGAGTCGTCGCCGCATGATCGAGGTAGATCGCATCCATGCCGCCTCCCGTGCGCTCGCGTCCACCCTGTTTGTACCACGCCCGCCGCCGTCCGGTCCGCCGCGACTTGGCACCCCTCGCCCGGCTCGGTAAATTGGATCCAACGTTCCCAGGCCGACAGCCTAGCGGAGAGGGCACGCCCCGCCCTCGAACCGGCGTCGCCCCGCTGTGTCCTCCCCCTGCGATCCGGGATCTGCCATGCGTACGAGACAAAAGCCGCCGCCCCTGGAACCCCAACACCCGCGCCGCTTCCGGGCCACCGTCCACGGCCTCGTCTTCGGCCAGCGCGCCAGCCACCTCGAGCGCATCCACGAAGGCGACGAGCTCCTCCTGATTCCCGACCCACCCATCGACGACCGACACGGCATCTGGGTCCACCTCCCCGACGGCGACACCCTCGGCCACCTGCCACCCGAGGTCGAGGCGTGGCTCGGGCCCTGGATGCAGCGTGGCGGCCGTGCAACAGCCCGGGTCCTCCGCGTCTCGGGGGCCGACGTCCCGAGCTGGCGCCGCCTGCTGATCGAGGTCACCTGCACCGCCTGAGGGGCGTCAGTGGGACATGGATGGGGCATTGCTGACCCGGAGTGTGGCGTGGATGGGACAGCCGTCGCCCTCGCGCCGCCTCCTGCGGCGGTGGAGAGGAGCGATGTAAGTTGTCGTGATTTCAATGAGTTGGGCGACGCCGGGCGGATCCGCGCGCGCCGG
The genomic region above belongs to bacterium and contains:
- a CDS encoding cysteine desulfurase NifS; translation: MDAIYLDHAATTPIRPEVREAMAPYEHEQFGNPSSVHRWGQRARAALEEARERLAAVLGAARREIVFTGSGTEAANLAVLGRWLVARRNGAAAVACSAVEHKAVLEAVSAAARDGATALILAVDEDGRLDLGALEEALRSRPCVVSVMWGNNEVGVLQPVEEVAARCREAGVVMHTDAVQALGRVPVRVDRVPCDLLSVNAHKIGGPKGIGALYIRSGVELEPLLHGGGQENGLRPGTQNVAAAVGMAVAAELAVKEQAAEAERLARLRDRLERAIVEALPGTVVNGGGAPRLPHILNVSVPGVDQETVLVALDLEGVAASSGSACTSGAVELSHVLAAMGRSAAERAASVRFSLGRTTTEAEIDEAARRVVAVLSRMRAAA